A single region of the Octopus bimaculoides isolate UCB-OBI-ISO-001 chromosome 6, ASM119413v2, whole genome shotgun sequence genome encodes:
- the LOC106875698 gene encoding metalloprotease mig-17: MCSTLWCQDSKEASTCKTIGGLRGIAGTRCGDGKMCWRGMCVAEFYKSTKSVCSSHKTCSGPDKNKKYCQKIIRLNPHACHRDAIASYCCESCSCKKTQHRTNRRRKRDKQRRQRRRRHIRRLRRRASRRRRRFATAL, translated from the exons ATGTGCTCGACACTATGGTGTCAGGATTCCAAAGAAGCAAGCACTTGTAAAACAATTGGAGGACTCCGAGGAATCGCAGGAACCCGGTGTGGAGACGGAAAG ATGTGTTGGAGAGGAATGTGCGTCGCTGAATTCTACAAATCTACAAAATCTGTTTGTTCATCACACA AAACTTGTAGCGGTCCtgacaaaaacaagaaatactgCCAGAAAATAATCCGGCTGAATCCACATGCTTGTCACAGAGACGCCATAGCATCGTACTGTTGTGAGTCATGTAGTTGCAAGAAGACACAGCATCGCACAAACAGACGGCGTAAGAGGGACAAGCAGCGTCGCCAGAGGAGAAGGAGACATATCAGGCGTTTGAGGAGAAGGGCATCGAGGCGGAGGAGACGCTTTGCGACAGCCTTATAA